A stretch of the Bacteroidota bacterium genome encodes the following:
- the folE gene encoding GTP cyclohydrolase I FolE, which yields MSKNILSNYETPLKADAFKMTDQEKIKKIEHHFREIMEILGLDLNDDSLNGTPGRIAKMYVKEIFSGLNPANKPEISLFENKFNYQNMIVEKDITVHSNCEHHFVPFFGKAHVAYFAKEKVLGLSKINRLVHYYCKRPQLQERLTLQIANEIKNVAKTEDVAVLINAKHLCVASRGIQDISTSTITANYFGAFEKDEIKKQFLNYIKL from the coding sequence ATGAGCAAAAATATATTGAGTAATTATGAAACACCATTGAAAGCAGATGCTTTTAAAATGACAGATCAAGAAAAAATCAAAAAGATAGAGCATCATTTCAGAGAAATAATGGAAATATTAGGACTTGACCTTAATGATGACAGTCTTAATGGCACTCCGGGACGAATTGCAAAAATGTATGTTAAAGAAATATTCAGTGGTTTAAATCCTGCCAACAAACCTGAAATATCATTGTTCGAAAATAAATTCAATTATCAGAATATGATAGTTGAAAAAGATATTACTGTGCATTCAAATTGTGAGCATCATTTTGTTCCGTTTTTTGGTAAAGCACATGTTGCATACTTTGCAAAAGAAAAAGTGTTGGGACTTTCAAAAATAAACAGGCTTGTTCATTATTATTGCAAAAGACCACAGTTGCAAGAACGATTAACTTTACAAATCGCAAATGAGATAAAAAATGTTGCCAAAACAGAGGATGTTGCTGTACTTATAAATGCAAAACATTTATGTGTTGCAAGTCGTGGCATTCAGGATATTAGCACAAGTACAATTACGGCAAATTATTTCGGAGCATTTGAAAAGGATGAAATAAAAAAACAATTCTTAAACTACATCAAGCTTTAA
- a CDS encoding GNAT family N-acetyltransferase yields MHLTQVTTKKDKKDFLNVARVIYANDSNWVCPLDAQINSIFDPEENIFYKNGEAERWILKNDKGELIGRVATFINRNKAFGYEQPTGGMGFFECINDKEAAFKLFDKCKEWLSERKMEAMDGPINFGENDNFWGLLVDGFTQPGFGMNYNFKYYKELFEEYGFNFYYEQVSHHLEIAKSLPERFWKVADWVINKAEYNFKHYSIKNSEKFLKDIIEIYQDAWQFHENFTPAKLSDLRIKFDKMKDFIIEDFIWFAYHHDEPIAFLVMLPDTNQILKHFNGKINFLGKIKFAWLRSRKKITRARIVIMGVKVKYQRYGIDSGIFRQMQKIIVNHQEYKEIEISWTGDYNPKVKALIKALKVDFAKRHITYRKLFDENAKSKRSKIIPVDTRK; encoded by the coding sequence ATGCATTTAACTCAAGTTACAACCAAAAAGGATAAAAAAGATTTTCTTAATGTTGCAAGAGTAATTTATGCTAATGACTCCAATTGGGTTTGTCCATTAGATGCTCAGATAAACAGTATTTTTGATCCTGAAGAAAATATTTTTTACAAAAACGGTGAAGCTGAACGCTGGATATTAAAAAACGATAAAGGCGAATTAATAGGGCGTGTGGCTACTTTTATTAATAGAAATAAAGCCTTTGGCTACGAACAACCTACCGGAGGAATGGGCTTTTTTGAATGCATAAATGACAAAGAAGCAGCATTCAAATTATTTGATAAATGCAAGGAATGGCTTTCCGAAAGGAAGATGGAAGCTATGGATGGACCAATTAATTTTGGAGAAAATGATAATTTTTGGGGCTTGCTTGTTGATGGATTTACTCAACCCGGCTTTGGGATGAATTACAATTTTAAATATTATAAAGAACTTTTTGAAGAATATGGGTTTAACTTTTATTACGAACAAGTAAGTCATCATTTGGAAATTGCAAAATCTTTACCTGAAAGGTTTTGGAAAGTTGCTGATTGGGTGATAAATAAAGCTGAGTATAATTTTAAACACTATAGCATTAAAAACTCCGAAAAGTTTCTAAAAGATATTATTGAAATTTATCAGGATGCATGGCAATTTCATGAAAATTTTACACCAGCAAAATTATCAGACCTAAGAATAAAATTTGATAAAATGAAGGATTTTATTATTGAAGATTTTATTTGGTTTGCCTATCACCATGATGAGCCAATTGCTTTTCTTGTAATGCTTCCCGATACAAATCAAATATTGAAACATTTTAATGGAAAAATAAATTTTTTAGGGAAAATAAAATTTGCATGGCTAAGGTCAAGAAAAAAAATTACACGTGCACGAATTGTAATAATGGGCGTAAAAGTTAAATATCAACGATATGGTATAGATTCAGGGATTTTTAGGCAAATGCAAAAAATTATCGTCAATCATCAGGAGTACAAAGAAATTGAAATATCATGGACAGGAGATTATAATCCAAAGGTGAAAGCATTAATTAAAGCACTTAAAGTGGATTTTGCAAAAAGACACATAACATACAGAAAATTATTTGATGAAAATGCTAAGTCAAAACGCTCTAAAATAATACCTGTTGATACAAGAAAGTGA
- a CDS encoding class I SAM-dependent methyltransferase gives MIRGLLSQIFRKLKLLYFLDILRFKYQKIRNYKKNKKFIKQNSNIVLPPNYMMYESFQINYNKYFFDGKDTAEWLMNQFGKYKKLENLNILDWGCGPARIIRHLSELTQDCSFFGTDYNNKTIKWCNENIKNVKFSQNNLVPELSYEDNFFDLIYGISIFTHLSEEMHHKWFEELIRILKTGGILLLTTQGNDFKQKLTAKESVDFKNGKLIVRGKVKEGHRTYSAFQPESFMKKLLKSVKILDHIEGEKLSNSPEQDIWIIQKQEMNV, from the coding sequence ATGATTAGAGGATTATTATCACAAATATTTCGCAAGTTAAAATTATTATATTTCTTAGATATTTTAAGGTTTAAATATCAAAAAATCAGAAATTATAAAAAGAATAAAAAATTTATAAAACAAAATTCGAATATTGTTTTGCCTCCGAATTATATGATGTATGAATCTTTTCAAATTAATTATAACAAGTATTTTTTTGATGGAAAAGATACAGCAGAATGGTTGATGAATCAATTTGGAAAATATAAAAAATTAGAGAATTTGAACATTCTTGACTGGGGCTGTGGACCTGCAAGAATAATTCGCCATTTGTCCGAACTTACTCAAGATTGTTCCTTTTTTGGAACTGATTACAATAACAAAACAATAAAATGGTGCAATGAAAATATTAAGAATGTAAAATTCTCACAAAACAATCTTGTTCCGGAACTTTCTTATGAAGATAATTTTTTTGACCTGATTTATGGAATTTCAATATTCACTCACCTTTCGGAAGAAATGCATCACAAATGGTTTGAGGAGTTGATAAGGATTCTAAAAACAGGGGGCATTTTACTTTTAACTACACAAGGAAATGATTTTAAACAAAAACTTACTGCAAAAGAATCAGTTGATTTTAAGAATGGTAAATTGATTGTGAGAGGAAAAGTAAAAGAAGGACACAGAACATATTCAGCATTTCAACCTGAAAGTTTTATGAAAAAATTATTAAAAAGTGTGAAAATACTTGACCATATTGAAGGGGAAAAATTAAGCAACAGCCCTG